The proteins below come from a single Mus musculus strain C57BL/6J chromosome 5, GRCm38.p6 C57BL/6J genomic window:
- the Gnb2 gene encoding guanine nucleotide-binding protein G(I)/G(S)/G(T) subunit beta-2 isoform X1 — protein sequence MSELEQLRQEAEQLRNQIRDARKACGDSTLTQITAGLDPVGRIQMRTRRTLRGHLAKIYAMHWGTDSRLLVSASQDGKLIIWDSYTTNKVHAIPLRSSWVMTCAYAPSGNFVACGGLDNICSIYSLKTREGNVRVSRELPGHTGYLSCCRFLDDNQIITSSGDTTCALWDIETGQQTVGFAGHSGDVMSLSLAPDGRTFVSGACDASIKLWDVRDSMCRQTFIGHESDINAVAFFPNGYAFTTGSDDATCRLFDLRADQELLMYSHDNIICGITSVAFSRSGRLLLAGYDDFNCNIWDAMKGDRAGVLAGHDNRVSCLGVTDDGMAVATGSWDSFLKIWN from the exons ATGAGTGAGCTGGAGCAACTGAGACAGGAGGCCGAGCAGCTCCGGAACCAGATCCGG GACGCCAGAAAAGCATGCGGGGATTCCACACTGACCCAG ATCACAGCTGGGCTGGACCCAGTGGGGCGAATTCAGATGAGAACACGGAGGACCCTCCGTGGACACCTGGCAAAAATCTATGCCATGCACTGGGGGACAGACTCAAG GCTGCTGGTCAGCGCCTCCCAGGACGGAAAGCTCATCATTTGGGACAGCTACACCACTAACAAG GTCCACGCCATCCCTCTGCGTTCCTCCTGGGTCATGACCTGTGCCTACGCCCCCTCAGGGAACTTTGTGGCCTGTGGGGGTTTGGACAACATCTGCTCCATCTATAGTCTCAAGACCCGAGAGGGCAATGTCAGGGTCAGCAGAGAGCTGCCTGGCCACACTG GGTACCTGTCATGCTGCCGCTTCCTGGACGACAACCAAATCATCACCAGCTCTGGGGACACCACCTG TGCCCTGTGGGACATTGAGACAGGCCAGCAGACGGTGGGGTTTGCTGGACACAGTGGGGATGTGATGTCCCTGTCACTGGCCCCCGATGGCCGCACCTTTGTGTCAGGTGCCTGTGACGCCTCCATCAAGCTGTGGGATGTTCGGGATTCCATGTGCCGACAGACATTCATAGGTCACGAGTCGGACATCAATGCCGTGGCT TTCTTCCCCAATGGCTATGCCTTCACCACGGGATCAGATGACGCCACTTGTCGCCTCTTTGACCTGCGGGCTGATCAGGAGCTGCTCATGTATTCCCACGACAACATCATCTGCGGCATCACCTCGGTTGCCTTCTCGCGCAGCGGCCGGCTGCTGCTCGCTGGCTACGACGACTTCAACTGCAACATCTGGGATGCCATGAAGGGTGACCGTGCAG GTGTCCTCGCTGGCCATGATAACCGTGTGAGCTGCCTTGGGGTCACAGATGATGGAATGGCCGTGGCTACAGGCTCCTGGGACTCCTTCCTCAAGATCTGGAACTAA